In one Bradyrhizobium cosmicum genomic region, the following are encoded:
- a CDS encoding class I SAM-dependent methyltransferase: MIARTALGATSEVIEIASNDGYLLQYFRRAGIRVLGVEPASGPASVALAKGIPTRTCYFGRDTAAMLRAEGHRPGLIVANNVLPHVPDLNDFVAGLRVLLPETGRITLEHPSLLHLIEQIQFDTIYHEHLSYFSLATAETIFRAHALRVFDADELPTHGGSLRLHVCHEAASPMPSPALDRLRRCEAAARLHQAETYRDFRERVAAKRAAIRDFLVTARRAGKSVLAYGAPAKGNTLLNYYGVTRELIPFTVDRNPHKQGLLLPGTHLPIRDPAAFLAATPDYVFILPWNLKDEIIAQLPEVRAWGGQFVVPAPVLSIVS, translated from the coding sequence ATGATTGCGCGGACGGCTCTCGGAGCAACATCGGAAGTGATCGAGATCGCCAGCAATGACGGCTATCTCCTGCAGTATTTTCGGCGCGCCGGCATCCGCGTGCTCGGCGTCGAGCCGGCCAGCGGACCCGCGTCGGTCGCGCTCGCCAAGGGCATTCCCACCCGGACCTGCTATTTCGGCCGCGACACCGCTGCAATGCTCCGTGCCGAGGGCCACAGGCCCGGCCTGATCGTCGCCAACAACGTGCTGCCGCACGTGCCCGATCTCAACGACTTCGTCGCGGGCCTGCGCGTCCTCCTGCCCGAGACCGGGCGCATCACACTCGAGCATCCCTCTCTCCTGCACCTGATCGAGCAGATCCAGTTCGACACGATCTATCACGAGCATCTGTCGTATTTCTCGCTCGCGACGGCCGAGACGATTTTTCGCGCGCATGCCTTGCGGGTCTTCGATGCGGACGAACTGCCGACGCATGGCGGCTCGCTGCGTCTGCACGTTTGCCACGAAGCTGCATCTCCTATGCCCTCACCGGCACTCGACAGGCTGCGCCGATGCGAGGCTGCGGCGCGGCTCCACCAGGCTGAGACCTATCGTGATTTCCGGGAGAGGGTTGCGGCCAAGCGCGCGGCGATCCGCGATTTTCTCGTCACGGCGCGGCGCGCGGGGAAGTCCGTGCTCGCCTATGGCGCGCCGGCGAAAGGCAACACGCTGCTGAATTACTACGGCGTCACGCGCGAGCTGATCCCGTTCACCGTGGATCGCAATCCGCACAAGCAGGGCCTGCTGCTGCCGGGAACGCATCTGCCGATCCGCGATCCCGCGGCCTTTCTCGCGGCCACGCCCGATTACGTCTTCATCCTGCCCTGGAATCTGAAAGACGAGATCATCGCCCAATTGCCGGAGGTTCGCGCCTGGGGCGGACAGTTCGTGGTGCCCGCGCCGGTTCTTTCGATCGTGTCCTGA
- a CDS encoding DUF4118 domain-containing protein, with translation MRRAELFGVPRVRPWSWQAFLLGFVVVAASAALQGVCVALGAKLYFAAFLPSIFVVGLVAGAPAATFAALLAIALVWWAFMPPFFQFSALTSADADSINLFFLLAVFLIGLADLCRKTAAIVSRGGLQSSSESAATNPQ, from the coding sequence ATGAGGCGTGCGGAATTGTTCGGCGTACCGCGAGTACGGCCATGGTCGTGGCAGGCGTTTCTGCTCGGGTTCGTCGTCGTCGCGGCATCGGCCGCGCTCCAGGGCGTCTGCGTCGCGCTCGGTGCAAAGCTCTATTTCGCGGCATTCTTGCCCAGCATCTTCGTGGTCGGGCTCGTCGCCGGCGCGCCGGCCGCGACGTTCGCAGCGCTGCTTGCCATTGCGCTGGTGTGGTGGGCGTTCATGCCGCCGTTCTTCCAGTTCAGCGCACTGACCAGTGCCGATGCGGATTCCATCAATTTGTTCTTCCTGCTCGCGGTGTTTCTGATCGGCCTTGCCGACCTCTGCCGCAAGACGGCGGCGATCGTCAGCCGCGGCGGGCTGCAGTCCTCGAGCGAGAGCGCGGCAACGAATCCGCAATAA
- a CDS encoding MFS transporter — translation MTMNATIETAPEPDAVSQRLTFVLAAACGMIAANIYYAQPLIAPISAALGLSHAAAGLIVTMTQIGYGTGLLFIVPLGDLVENRALICSIIMLGAASLLAAAFATHALPFLVAALFIGVGSVAVQVIIPYAAHLAPEAIRGRVVGNVSTGLMLGIMLARPVSSFVTAALSWHAVFFASAALMIVLAAVLWTTLPKRKPVVRMHYGTLLLSMPHLVRTTPLLRRRALYQASLFSCFTLFWTVAPLQLAREFGFTQRGIALFALAGVAGVFSAPIAGRLADRGHSRVATLVAMLLAAFGFLVSYVGAAGSALNLACLILAAIAIDLGAQGNVVLGFRAIFLLGHENRSRLNGLYMATFFAAGAAGSAVGAWAFAQGGWTLAAAIGLALPVAGLLYAATE, via the coding sequence ATGACGATGAATGCCACGATCGAGACCGCGCCGGAGCCGGATGCGGTGTCGCAGCGACTGACCTTCGTGCTGGCCGCGGCCTGTGGCATGATCGCCGCCAACATCTATTACGCCCAGCCGCTGATCGCACCGATCAGCGCCGCGCTGGGCCTGTCGCACGCTGCGGCCGGGCTGATCGTCACCATGACGCAGATCGGCTACGGTACCGGATTGCTGTTCATCGTGCCGCTCGGCGATCTCGTCGAGAACCGCGCGCTGATCTGCTCGATCATCATGCTCGGCGCTGCGTCGTTGCTGGCGGCGGCCTTTGCCACCCATGCGCTGCCGTTCCTGGTCGCGGCGCTGTTCATCGGCGTCGGCTCGGTCGCGGTGCAGGTGATCATTCCCTATGCGGCACATCTGGCGCCGGAGGCGATCCGGGGCCGCGTCGTCGGCAACGTCTCGACCGGCCTGATGCTCGGCATCATGCTGGCGCGCCCGGTGTCGAGCTTCGTCACCGCGGCGTTGTCGTGGCATGCGGTGTTCTTCGCCTCCGCCGCGCTGATGATCGTGCTCGCTGCCGTGCTGTGGACGACGTTGCCGAAGCGCAAGCCGGTCGTGCGCATGCATTACGGCACGCTGCTGCTGTCGATGCCGCATCTGGTGCGCACCACGCCGCTGCTCCGGCGCCGCGCACTGTATCAGGCGAGTCTGTTCAGTTGCTTCACGCTGTTCTGGACGGTCGCGCCGCTCCAGCTCGCGCGCGAGTTCGGCTTCACCCAGCGCGGCATCGCGCTGTTCGCCCTTGCCGGCGTCGCAGGCGTGTTCTCGGCGCCGATCGCAGGGCGGCTCGCGGACCGTGGTCACAGCCGCGTCGCAACGCTGGTCGCGATGCTGCTTGCGGCCTTTGGCTTCCTCGTCAGCTATGTCGGCGCGGCTGGATCGGCGCTAAACCTCGCCTGCCTGATCCTGGCCGCGATCGCCATCGATCTCGGCGCCCAGGGCAATGTCGTGCTTGGCTTCCGTGCCATCTTCCTGCTCGGGCACGAGAACCGCAGCCGCCTCAACGGCCTCTATATGGCGACGTTCTTTGCGGCCGGCGCGGCCGGCTCTGCGGTCGGCGCCTGGGCCTTCGCGCAAGGCGGCTGGACGCTGGCCGCGGCCATCGGTCTCGCGCTGCCCGTTGCGGGCCTGCTCTATGCCGCCACCGAATAA
- a CDS encoding TetR/AcrR family transcriptional regulator, translating to MQKASRRSQPSARPPGRPREFDMDIALDRAVRVFRERGYHATSIGDLAAAMRLATGSIYKAFRDKHAVFLAAFERYTARRQEQTRSAAARGANGRERLRQVLLSYVEQSQGSEGRRGCLVVGSAVELSAVDSVVGARVSAQLQTNESFIAGLIREGQADGSIPRHVAVDDTARLMICITQGLRVVGKARLPLNGDRLVGAAMKLLA from the coding sequence ATGCAAAAAGCATCTCGCCGATCGCAGCCATCTGCCCGTCCGCCCGGTCGTCCCCGGGAGTTCGACATGGACATCGCGCTGGACCGCGCCGTGCGGGTGTTTCGCGAGCGCGGCTATCACGCCACGTCCATTGGAGACCTCGCCGCGGCGATGCGGCTTGCCACCGGAAGCATCTACAAGGCGTTTCGCGACAAGCATGCGGTGTTTCTTGCCGCCTTCGAGCGCTACACGGCGCGGCGCCAGGAGCAGACCCGCAGTGCCGCGGCGCGCGGGGCGAATGGGCGCGAGCGGCTGCGCCAGGTGCTGCTCTCCTATGTCGAGCAGTCCCAGGGTAGCGAAGGCCGTCGCGGCTGTCTCGTCGTCGGCAGCGCGGTCGAGTTGTCGGCGGTCGATTCCGTCGTCGGGGCCCGCGTCAGCGCGCAACTGCAGACCAACGAGAGCTTCATCGCCGGCCTCATTCGCGAGGGGCAGGCCGACGGCTCGATTCCCCGCCACGTCGCGGTCGACGACACCGCGCGGCTGATGATCTGCATCACGCAGGGGCTGCGCGTCGTAGGCAAGGCCCGCCTGCCGCTCAACGGGGACCGCCTCGTCGGCGCCGCGATGAAGCTGCTTGCCTGA
- a CDS encoding N-carbamoyl-D-amino-acid hydrolase has translation MARFVNVAAGQLGPVARSETRTEVVARLMALMRQAHANGCDLIVYPELALTTFFPRWYFEDQAEIDSFFEREMPGPATQPLFDLARELGIGFCLGYAELTVEAGVVRRYNTSILVEKSGATVLKYRKVHLPGHAEHEPWREFQHLEKRYFEPGSGFGVTKAFGGVMGMAICNDRRWSETYRVMGLQGVEMVMIGYNTPVHNPPAPEHDDLSLFHNHLVMQSGAYQNGTFVVGVAKAGVEEGVDHIGGSCIVAPSGEIVARCTTKSDEIALARCDLDLCNSYKRTTFNFDVHRQPKAYGMIVERKGVTTMADGTPVRKG, from the coding sequence GTGGCGAGATTTGTGAATGTCGCGGCTGGCCAGCTTGGCCCGGTGGCGAGAAGCGAGACGAGAACCGAGGTCGTGGCGCGGCTGATGGCCTTGATGCGCCAGGCGCACGCCAACGGCTGCGACCTGATCGTCTATCCCGAGCTCGCGCTGACCACCTTCTTTCCGCGCTGGTATTTCGAGGATCAGGCCGAGATCGACAGCTTTTTCGAGCGCGAGATGCCCGGGCCGGCGACGCAGCCCCTGTTCGACCTCGCACGCGAGCTCGGCATCGGCTTCTGCCTCGGCTACGCCGAGCTGACGGTCGAAGCCGGCGTTGTCAGGCGCTACAACACCTCCATCCTGGTCGAGAAGAGCGGCGCCACCGTCCTGAAGTACCGCAAGGTCCATCTGCCCGGCCATGCCGAGCACGAGCCGTGGCGTGAATTCCAGCATCTGGAAAAGCGCTATTTCGAACCCGGTAGCGGTTTTGGCGTGACCAAGGCGTTCGGCGGCGTGATGGGGATGGCGATCTGCAACGATCGCCGCTGGAGCGAGACCTACCGGGTGATGGGCCTGCAGGGCGTCGAGATGGTGATGATCGGCTACAACACGCCGGTGCACAATCCGCCCGCGCCCGAGCACGACGATCTCTCGCTGTTTCACAATCATCTGGTGATGCAGTCCGGCGCCTACCAGAACGGCACCTTCGTGGTCGGCGTCGCCAAGGCGGGCGTCGAGGAGGGCGTCGATCACATCGGGGGCAGTTGCATCGTCGCGCCCTCCGGCGAGATCGTCGCGCGGTGCACGACCAAGAGTGACGAGATCGCACTCGCCCGCTGCGACCTCGACCTCTGCAATTCATACAAGCGCACGACGTTCAATTTCGACGTTCACCGCCAGCCGAAGGCGTATGGGATGATCGTGGAGCGCAAGGGCGTGACGACGATGGCGGACGGCACGCCGGTGCGGAAGGGGTAA
- a CDS encoding tripartite tricarboxylate transporter substrate binding protein, whose product MARKLLPFVERALGGKAKFVVLNKPGAGGEIAFASIARAAPDAYAIGVVNVPGYNFLPMTRKTQYSTDDIRLVARVVEDPNVVVVPAGSQFNALPDVIAALRSKPGSVTFGHNGAGTNGHLAIRMLAAAAKVEPNEISYRGTAAQRTDLLGGHLQVGMVSLSEIPELHGSNRGPLRVIAILSKKRFASLPEVPTAEEVGFPVTSTAERGFAVPKAVPDEIVRKLEAGIAEGLRNPEYLAGSPGDEPVIAFLPGAEWQKRLDAMSDALRPYAEEMKANEQK is encoded by the coding sequence ATGGCGCGCAAGCTGCTTCCCTTTGTCGAGCGCGCGCTGGGCGGCAAGGCGAAGTTCGTCGTCCTCAACAAGCCCGGCGCCGGCGGCGAGATCGCGTTTGCGTCGATCGCGCGCGCAGCGCCCGACGCCTATGCGATCGGCGTCGTCAACGTGCCCGGCTACAACTTCCTGCCGATGACGCGCAAAACCCAATACAGCACGGACGACATCCGGCTGGTCGCGCGGGTCGTCGAAGATCCGAACGTGGTCGTGGTGCCCGCCGGCAGCCAATTCAACGCTCTGCCGGATGTCATCGCCGCACTGCGCAGCAAGCCGGGCTCGGTGACGTTCGGTCATAATGGCGCCGGCACCAACGGACATCTGGCCATTCGCATGCTCGCGGCAGCCGCGAAGGTCGAGCCCAACGAAATCTCCTACCGGGGAACGGCGGCACAGCGGACCGATCTGCTCGGCGGGCATCTGCAAGTCGGGATGGTCAGTCTCAGCGAGATTCCGGAACTGCACGGCAGCAACAGGGGGCCGCTTCGCGTCATCGCGATCCTGTCGAAGAAGCGCTTTGCATCGCTGCCCGAGGTTCCCACAGCCGAGGAAGTCGGCTTTCCAGTCACGTCGACGGCAGAACGCGGCTTCGCTGTCCCGAAAGCCGTGCCGGACGAGATCGTCAGGAAGCTGGAAGCGGGGATCGCCGAAGGCCTGCGCAATCCCGAGTACCTGGCGGGCTCACCTGGCGACGAGCCGGTGATCGCCTTTCTGCCTGGTGCCGAGTGGCAAAAACGCCTCGACGCAATGTCCGACGCGTTGCGTCCTTATGCCGAGGAGATGAAAGCGAACGAGCAGAAGTGA
- a CDS encoding L-threonylcarbamoyladenylate synthase has translation MKTGLETLILPAGEAAAEAAARTLAAGGLVAFPTETVYGLGADAANATAIAHLYAAKGRPAFNPLIAHVADLAAAQAIGRFDARALRLAEAFWPGPLTLVVPKTEGCPVADLATAGLDTVAIRIPAHKVAEAILRAFGEAVVAPSANISGHVSPTLAAHVASDLTGRIDLIVDGGPVAVGVESTIVGCFEAPMLLRPGGLSRERIEAVLGAPLARPPVEAGSDDSQPLAPGMLASHYAPRAQVRLDARDVAPGEALLAFGPARLPGLDAASAVMNLSPAGDLDEAAANLFGHLRSLDAKGARTIAVMTIPGEGLGEAINDRLRRAAVAR, from the coding sequence GTGAAAACGGGTCTTGAAACGCTGATTTTGCCGGCCGGCGAGGCCGCCGCCGAGGCTGCGGCCCGAACACTGGCCGCCGGCGGGCTGGTCGCGTTCCCGACCGAGACGGTCTACGGGCTCGGCGCAGATGCCGCCAATGCGACCGCCATCGCCCATCTCTACGCCGCCAAGGGCCGGCCGGCGTTCAATCCACTGATCGCCCACGTCGCCGACCTCGCCGCCGCGCAGGCCATCGGCCGGTTCGACGCCCGCGCGCTGCGGCTGGCGGAGGCGTTTTGGCCGGGGCCGCTGACGCTGGTGGTGCCGAAGACGGAGGGCTGCCCGGTCGCCGATCTCGCCACCGCGGGCCTCGACACGGTCGCGATCCGCATTCCCGCCCACAAGGTGGCGGAAGCCATCCTGCGGGCCTTTGGCGAGGCCGTGGTGGCACCGTCGGCCAACATCTCCGGCCATGTCTCGCCGACGCTGGCCGCCCATGTTGCAAGCGACCTTACAGGGCGGATCGACCTGATCGTCGACGGCGGGCCGGTGGCGGTCGGCGTCGAATCGACCATCGTCGGATGCTTCGAGGCGCCGATGTTGCTGCGGCCGGGCGGGTTGTCGCGCGAACGGATCGAGGCGGTGCTCGGCGCGCCGCTGGCCCGGCCGCCCGTGGAGGCCGGGAGCGACGACAGCCAGCCGCTGGCGCCGGGCATGCTGGCCTCGCATTACGCGCCGCGCGCCCAGGTGCGGCTCGACGCGCGCGATGTCGCCCCGGGCGAGGCGCTGCTGGCATTTGGCCCTGCGCGCCTGCCCGGCCTTGACGCCGCGTCGGCGGTCATGAATTTGTCGCCCGCCGGTGATCTCGATGAGGCCGCCGCGAACCTGTTCGGCCATCTTCGCAGCCTCGATGCGAAGGGAGCGCGGACGATCGCGGTGATGACGATCCCTGGCGAGGGACTTGGCGAGGCGATCAACGACCGGCTGCGCCGGGCGGCCGTGGCGAGATAA
- a CDS encoding FAD-binding oxidoreductase has product MNINKPATPPLAPELIDQFRKIVGERHAITDAADIEAYVTEERNLFHGRSPLVLRPGTTAEVAEICKLASAHRIALVPQGGNTGLVGGQTPHNGEVVVSLRRLDKIREVDTASNTMTVEAGVVLQVAQQKASDVDRLFPLSLGAEGSCTIGGNLSTNAGGTAALAYGVAREMALGLEVVLADGRVLNTLSKLKKDNTGYNLHNLFIGAEGTLGIITAATLKLFPKPRSVETAYVGLKSPQAALKLLTIAQSEAANLLTSFELLSEMAVDFSVRHSIDVRDPLGQKHPWYVLMELSSPGDDARTPLETILGRAMEEEIVDDAVIAASLAQRNNFWKLREEMSAAQKPEGGSIKHDISVPVAAVPEFIEEANAAVVKLIPGARPVPFGHLGDGNLHYNVSQPIGANTADYLARWHEMNAVVFAIVLRMGGSISAEHGIGVLKRDELPDVKDKTAIELMRAIKAMLDPLGIMNPGKVL; this is encoded by the coding sequence ATGAACATCAACAAGCCCGCCACCCCTCCGCTTGCGCCCGAACTGATCGACCAATTCCGCAAGATCGTCGGCGAGCGCCACGCGATCACCGATGCGGCCGACATCGAGGCCTACGTCACCGAGGAGCGCAATCTGTTCCACGGCCGCTCGCCGCTGGTGCTGCGCCCGGGCACGACCGCGGAGGTCGCCGAAATCTGCAAGCTCGCTTCCGCGCACAGAATCGCGCTGGTGCCGCAGGGCGGCAATACCGGCCTCGTCGGCGGCCAGACGCCGCACAATGGCGAGGTGGTGGTGTCGCTGCGCCGGCTCGACAAGATCCGCGAGGTCGACACGGCGTCGAACACCATGACGGTCGAAGCCGGCGTGGTGCTGCAGGTCGCGCAACAGAAGGCCTCCGACGTCGACCGGCTGTTTCCGCTGTCGCTGGGCGCCGAAGGCAGCTGCACCATCGGCGGCAACCTCTCGACCAATGCCGGCGGCACCGCCGCGCTCGCCTATGGCGTAGCGCGCGAGATGGCGCTGGGGCTCGAAGTGGTGCTCGCCGACGGGCGCGTGCTCAACACGCTGTCGAAGCTGAAGAAGGACAACACCGGCTACAATCTGCACAACCTCTTCATCGGCGCGGAAGGCACGCTCGGCATCATCACCGCGGCGACGCTGAAGCTGTTTCCAAAACCGCGATCGGTCGAGACCGCCTATGTCGGGCTGAAGTCGCCGCAAGCGGCGCTGAAGCTGCTGACGATCGCACAGAGCGAGGCCGCCAATTTGCTGACGAGCTTCGAGCTGCTGTCGGAGATGGCGGTCGATTTCTCGGTCCGCCACTCCATCGACGTGCGCGATCCGCTTGGCCAGAAGCATCCCTGGTACGTGCTGATGGAATTGTCCTCTCCGGGCGACGACGCCCGCACGCCGCTGGAGACGATCCTCGGCCGCGCCATGGAGGAGGAGATCGTCGACGACGCCGTGATCGCGGCCAGCCTCGCCCAGCGCAACAATTTCTGGAAGCTGCGCGAGGAGATGTCGGCGGCGCAGAAGCCGGAGGGCGGCTCGATCAAGCACGACATCTCCGTGCCGGTCGCCGCCGTGCCTGAATTCATCGAGGAAGCCAACGCCGCCGTGGTGAAGCTGATCCCCGGCGCGCGGCCGGTGCCGTTCGGCCATCTCGGCGACGGCAACCTGCATTACAATGTCAGCCAGCCGATCGGCGCCAATACGGCGGATTACCTCGCCCGCTGGCACGAGATGAACGCGGTGGTGTTCGCGATCGTGCTGCGCATGGGCGGCTCGATCTCGGCCGAGCACGGCATCGGCGTGCTCAAGCGCGACGAGCTGCCCGACGTCAAGGACAAGACCGCGATCGAGCTGATGCGCGCGATCAAGGCGATGCTCGATCCGCTCGGCATCATGAATCCCGGGAAGGTGCTGTGA
- a CDS encoding GNAT family acetyltransferase — protein MSTSLTIDAIGDADVEPVVALWQRCGLTRPWNDPYADIALARRRENSTVLVGRDDGAIVATVMVGHDGHRGWVYYVAVDPDGRKRGFGRVIMTAAEDWLRTAGIAKLQLLVRRENAQANAFYQSLGFEESTSVMFQKWLDGREQPR, from the coding sequence GTGAGCACCTCCCTCACGATCGATGCGATCGGCGATGCCGATGTCGAGCCGGTCGTCGCGCTGTGGCAGCGCTGCGGCCTGACGCGCCCGTGGAACGATCCCTATGCCGACATCGCGCTGGCGCGGCGGCGGGAGAACTCCACCGTGCTGGTCGGCCGCGACGACGGCGCCATCGTCGCCACCGTCATGGTCGGCCATGACGGCCATCGCGGCTGGGTCTACTACGTCGCGGTCGATCCCGATGGCCGCAAGCGCGGCTTTGGCCGCGTCATCATGACGGCCGCGGAAGACTGGCTGCGCACGGCGGGAATCGCAAAGCTGCAGCTGCTGGTCCGCCGCGAGAACGCGCAGGCCAATGCGTTCTACCAGTCGCTCGGCTTCGAGGAATCGACGTCGGTGATGTTCCAGAAGTGGCTCGACGGCCGCGAGCAGCCCCGTTAG
- a CDS encoding NUDIX domain-containing protein, with amino-acid sequence MTISDRVRIKDVRVLSDGWTTLKNTTFEYRRANGEWQTQHRETYERDNAAAVLPYNRARRTVILVRQFRLAAFIRGYDDLMIEAAAGVLDDASPEVRIRAEAEEETGYRLHHVHKVFEAFMSPGSVTEKLHFFVAEYEPEMRVSAGGGLEHEGEDIEVLELSIDEALAMIADGRIIDAKAIMLLQYAALHVFR; translated from the coding sequence ATGACCATTTCCGACCGCGTCCGCATCAAGGACGTCCGCGTGCTCTCGGACGGCTGGACCACGCTGAAGAACACGACGTTCGAGTATCGGCGCGCCAATGGCGAGTGGCAGACGCAGCACCGGGAAACCTACGAGCGCGACAACGCCGCCGCGGTGCTGCCGTATAATCGCGCACGACGGACCGTGATCCTGGTGCGCCAGTTTCGCCTTGCGGCGTTCATCCGCGGCTACGACGATCTCATGATCGAGGCGGCCGCTGGCGTGCTGGACGACGCCTCCCCCGAGGTGCGCATTCGCGCCGAGGCCGAGGAGGAGACCGGCTACCGCCTGCACCACGTCCACAAAGTGTTCGAGGCGTTCATGAGCCCCGGCTCGGTAACCGAGAAATTGCATTTCTTCGTCGCAGAGTACGAGCCGGAGATGCGGGTCAGTGCCGGCGGCGGCCTCGAGCATGAGGGCGAGGACATCGAGGTGCTCGAGCTTTCCATCGACGAGGCGCTGGCGATGATCGCCGACGGCCGGATCATCGACGCCAAGGCGATCATGCTGCTGCAATATGCGGCGCTGCACGTGTTTCGCTGA
- a CDS encoding outer membrane protein produces MIIVPHCFSFKSFRVGATAAVLLATAWNEAAFGAALIADPAGFGPASSSSWLATAVAGYNWQSGSLVYGFEGDISWVGLKSDTSGQFVPRSPTAFVYPSEVTSANIDWYGTVRGRLGWTYGSFLFYGTGGVAYGNVNLTNRYDLGTSGQTAGLGPVITQTSGVKFGWTAGVGADYMLRPNLILNFEYRYVDLGTVSLPATPAPAPLQALVSSSVSAHAQFQAVTIGLSYKFAPPSGPNAAYASMKGRAAAPVPPSDPWQGLYLGGRTGGAWGNNLSVTTPTGFRPPV; encoded by the coding sequence ATGATCATTGTACCTCACTGTTTTTCTTTTAAATCCTTCAGGGTCGGCGCGACCGCAGCGGTGCTGCTGGCAACGGCCTGGAACGAAGCTGCCTTTGGTGCTGCTCTGATTGCAGACCCTGCGGGCTTTGGTCCCGCGAGCAGTTCGAGCTGGCTGGCGACAGCGGTTGCCGGCTACAATTGGCAGAGCGGCAGTCTCGTCTACGGCTTCGAAGGGGACATTTCCTGGGTCGGCCTCAAGAGTGATACGAGCGGCCAGTTTGTCCCGCGCAGTCCCACCGCCTTTGTGTATCCGTCGGAAGTGACCAGCGCGAACATCGACTGGTATGGAACGGTTCGCGGCAGGCTTGGATGGACGTACGGTTCGTTCCTGTTCTACGGGACGGGCGGTGTGGCCTACGGCAATGTCAACCTGACCAACAGATATGATCTTGGCACTTCCGGTCAGACTGCCGGGCTGGGTCCCGTGATCACGCAGACCTCCGGCGTGAAGTTCGGCTGGACCGCTGGCGTCGGTGCCGACTACATGCTGCGCCCGAACCTCATTCTCAACTTCGAATACCGGTACGTCGATCTCGGAACGGTCAGTCTTCCGGCAACGCCGGCGCCCGCCCCGCTACAGGCGCTGGTTTCGTCCAGCGTGAGTGCACATGCGCAGTTTCAGGCGGTCACGATCGGGCTGAGCTACAAGTTTGCGCCGCCCTCCGGCCCGAACGCCGCTTATGCCAGCATGAAAGGCCGCGCAGCGGCGCCGGTGCCGCCATCCGATCCGTGGCAAGGACTTTACCTCGGTGGTCGCACGGGCGGCGCCTGGGGCAATAATCTGAGCGTCACCACGCCGACCGGATTCCGGCCTCCGGTATAA
- a CDS encoding glycine reductase: MSAPRDDEFGFAPDYDTPVPYMQRTRDYYAAIGYTTPYRWAHHVEAPFQPLKKPLSQSRITIITTAAPYDPTKGDQGPGAAYNGGAKFYQVYDGDTSQQHDLRISHIGYDRKHTTATDNGTWFPLPQLLKASAAGRIGEVAPRFFGAPTNRSHRVTLDTDAPEILARCLADKVDVAVLVPNCPVCHQTTALVARHLERNGIPTVIMGCAKDIIEHAAVPRFLFSDFPLGNSAGKPHDVASQAQTLELALKLLETASGPQTTMQSPLRWSEDASWKLDYNNVAQLSPEELARRRAEFDKQKEIARGNRAA; the protein is encoded by the coding sequence ATGTCCGCGCCGCGCGACGACGAATTCGGCTTTGCGCCCGACTATGATACCCCCGTTCCTTATATGCAGCGCACGCGGGACTATTACGCCGCGATCGGCTACACCACACCGTATCGCTGGGCGCATCATGTCGAGGCGCCATTCCAGCCGCTGAAGAAGCCCCTTTCGCAATCGCGCATCACCATCATCACGACGGCGGCGCCGTACGATCCCACCAAGGGCGACCAGGGGCCGGGCGCAGCGTATAATGGCGGCGCGAAATTCTACCAGGTCTATGACGGCGACACGTCGCAACAGCACGATCTGCGCATCTCGCACATCGGTTACGACCGCAAGCACACCACGGCCACCGACAACGGCACCTGGTTTCCGCTGCCGCAGCTCCTGAAGGCGAGCGCCGCGGGACGGATCGGCGAGGTCGCCCCGCGCTTCTTCGGCGCGCCAACCAACCGCAGCCATCGCGTCACGCTGGACACCGACGCGCCGGAGATTCTGGCGCGCTGTCTTGCCGACAAGGTCGACGTCGCCGTGCTGGTGCCGAACTGCCCGGTTTGCCACCAGACCACCGCGCTGGTGGCGCGGCATCTGGAGCGGAACGGCATTCCGACCGTGATCATGGGCTGCGCCAAGGACATCATCGAGCACGCCGCCGTGCCGCGCTTCCTGTTCTCGGATTTCCCGCTGGGCAATTCCGCCGGCAAACCGCATGACGTCGCCTCGCAGGCGCAGACGCTGGAGCTCGCGCTGAAACTGCTGGAGACCGCCAGCGGCCCGCAGACCACGATGCAGTCGCCGCTGCGCTGGAGCGAGGACGCCTCCTGGAAGCTCGACTACAACAACGTCGCGCAGCTTTCGCCGGAAGAGCTGGCGCGCCGCCGCGCCGAATTCGACAAGCAGAAGGAGATCGCCCGCGGCAACCGCGCCGCCTGA